The proteins below come from a single Papaver somniferum cultivar HN1 chromosome 11, ASM357369v1, whole genome shotgun sequence genomic window:
- the LOC113322454 gene encoding uncharacterized protein LOC113322454 has product MASSIHYSVDDKDFDDAELWAVIDSAAATHSSSNRKPLAIKQSPNIQSHTSISKISPKLLINSRNNQLEEDVRVPVDGEVIQEPPRFYGPPRKIAKPNSPCFSEDSGNNRLAVVNNMQRTPKLNSPGFGGEDNNNNRMVVVKNLKQTPTTPPPSSYSSLDTGRFSVQEVSPTAEVSPFNFPEDDGSMKHSLLGRFPSVSLFKDYQNAAMAILEKTDYTMISGNPFIKKTGWRKISFYFNLSFEIKDKSIKFDENRNVLRAEFVARAYMQGGRFSDGWGSCDLREKRFLKPNHDIPSTAETRAKNKACQDLLGIGEYPPGSTNSHG; this is encoded by the exons ATGGCTTCGTCAATTCATTACTCAGTAGATGACAAAGATTTCGATGATGCAGAGCTTTGGGCAGTAATCGATTCCGCTGCAGCTACGCATTCTTCTTCAAATCGAAAACCTTTAGCAATTAAACAATCTCCTAATATTCAATCCCATACTTCCATTTCCAAGATCTCTCCGAAATTGTTAATTAACAGTCGCAACAACCAGTTGGAGGAAGATGTTAGGGTTCCAGTGGATGGTGAAGTAATACAAGAGCCTCCTCGGTTTTATGGTCCACCTCGAAAAATTGCAAAACCTAATAGTCCCTGTTTTAGTGAAGATAGTGGTAATAATAGATTGGCTGTTGTTAACAATATGCAAAGAACACCAAAACTCAACAGTCCTGGTTTTGGTggtgaagataataataataatcggaTGGTTGTTGTTAAGAATTTGAAGCAGACACCAACTACGCCACCGCCATCGTCATATTCGTCTCTCGATACTGGAAGGTTTTCTGTGCAAGAAGTTAGCCCTACGGCCGAGGTTTCTCCTTTCAATTTCCCTGAAGATGATGGAAGTATGAAGCATAGTTTGTTGGGAAGATTTCCTTCTGTTTCGTTGTTTAAGGATTATCAGAATGCAGCCATGGCG ATACTTGAGAAGACTGATTACACGATGATTTCTGGGAATCCGTTCATCAAGAAAACAG GGTGGAGGAAAATATCATTTTACTTCAATCTTTCGTTTGAGATCAAGGACAAGTCCATTAAATTTGATGAGAACCGGAATGTTCTACGTGCAGAATTTGTGGCTCGGGCATACATGCA AGGTGGTAGGTTCTCAGATGGATGGGGCTCGTGTGATCTGCGGGAAAAACGGTTTTTAAAACCAAACCATGACATTCCTAGCACGGCAGAAACCAGAGCCAAGAATAAAGCATGCCAA